Genomic segment of Deltaproteobacteria bacterium:
ATGGGCAGCATCAGGGCCACGGCCGCGGAGTTGCTCATCAGACTCGAAAGAAACGACCCGAAGAAGCCGAACCCGTAGTAGACCACAAAGGTGGGTTGGCCGTCCAAAAGAGGGAGGATGGCCTCGGCCAGGAATTTTCCGGCTCCGCTGTCGAGCATGGCCACGCCCAGGGAGACCCCGGCGCCGAAGACAATCCACGATTCCCAGGGGAACTTGTCGCAGATGGTCCGAAAACTGATCCAGCCGGGGGCGCAGAAGCCCAGGATGGCGAAGGCGGCCGGGACGCTGTAGTGCCAGCCTGTCAGGTCGCCCATGAACCAGAGGACGAATGTGCCAAGAAAGACCACCAGGACGCCCAGTTCCTTTCGGGACATGGGGCCGGGGTGGTCGAGGCTGACGCCGACCAGTTCCTTTTCCTTGGGCCGGAACAGTATCCACAGGATGGCCCAGGTGGCCACGGCCGTGAGGACGCAGATGGGGAACATGATGATGATGTATTCGAGGAAACCGATGCTGGCCTGACCGTGGGTGAATTTCTGGAGAATTTCAATGGCAAGGGGGTTTCGACCACCGCCAAGGAGGGTGCCGAAGCCTCCGGCCGAGGCGGCCAGGGGGATGAGCATGAAAAAGAAGGTCGGTAGTTTGTGGCCCTGGCCCGGTTTCATTCCCATGCTCAGGAAAACCGGGACAAAGGCGAAGACCATGATGACCGTGACCGTGGCGTCGTGAAGAACCGATGAGGATATTGTGCAACCCACGGCCAGGATGAAGCTCAGGCGTTTGACCTTGGTTCCGGCGAACTTGATGAGGTGGTACATGAGTCGTCCGGCCAAGCCGACCTCGTTCAGGACCACGCCGAACATCATGATCATCAAAACGAACATGACGGCTGGGCTGGCAAAGGGGGACCAGGCCGCCTGAGAGCCTTGAATCTTGAGGAGAATCAGGCCTGCTCCGGCTATCAGAGCCGTGGCCCCGATGGGCACGGCCTCGCTGACCCAGAGAAAGACGACCGTGGCCAGAAGGCCCAGAAGCCGTTGTCCTTCGGGAGTGAGGTTCTCTGGCCTGGGCAGGAGCATGATCAGAATGCCGATGGCCAGGCTTATGGCCAGCTTGATGGCGATGGACTTGGCACTCTGGGGGTCTTTGGTCGAATCGATTTCGGCCATGGAATGAACCTCCTTGGGAAAGTTTGTCTGGTTTTGACTGATGGCCCCGAGGGCCGGTACTTCCTGTCAGCACATTCGGCCGCGACCAAACGTCAATTTCGGCCCGGCGTTCTCTGGGTCC
This window contains:
- a CDS encoding sodium/sulfate symporter translates to MAEIDSTKDPQSAKSIAIKLAISLAIGILIMLLPRPENLTPEGQRLLGLLATVVFLWVSEAVPIGATALIAGAGLILLKIQGSQAAWSPFASPAVMFVLMIMMFGVVLNEVGLAGRLMYHLIKFAGTKVKRLSFILAVGCTISSSVLHDATVTVIMVFAFVPVFLSMGMKPGQGHKLPTFFFMLIPLAASAGGFGTLLGGGRNPLAIEILQKFTHGQASIGFLEYIIIMFPICVLTAVATWAILWILFRPKEKELVGVSLDHPGPMSRKELGVLVVFLGTFVLWFMGDLTGWHYSVPAAFAILGFCAPGWISFRTICDKFPWESWIVFGAGVSLGVAMLDSGAGKFLAEAILPLLDGQPTFVVYYGFGFFGSFLSSLMSNSAAVALMLP